A genomic segment from Pseudomonas sessilinigenes encodes:
- a CDS encoding LysR substrate-binding domain-containing protein — protein MFAHLPLTSLRTFESAARLSSFKEAADDLSVTPTAVSHQIRSLEHWLGVPLFERLPRQVRLTAAGERLFHSLHSALLDVAQSVDTLRPKPDNAQLTVSTTAAFAALWLVPRLGHFYAQHPGINLRLDTQCEVVDLQQDASIDVAIRYSLDGYLNLHGLCLFDERFAVYGAPQQVALARHERPTLISVHWRNSTLYADGWQAWCAQAGENWFDEQSLVRSYDEEQYALQAAIAGQGLVLASNILVSQSVASGLLQAYRPEIQVGGAGYSALCVPGRERHPPVRAFLHWLQHQALHAGHPPLARS, from the coding sequence ATGTTTGCCCATCTGCCCCTGACCTCGCTGCGTACCTTCGAGTCCGCCGCGCGCTTGTCGAGCTTCAAGGAGGCCGCCGATGACCTGTCGGTGACGCCCACGGCGGTGTCCCATCAGATCCGCAGCCTAGAACACTGGCTGGGCGTACCGCTGTTCGAGCGCCTGCCACGCCAGGTACGCCTGACGGCGGCCGGCGAGCGCCTGTTCCATAGCCTGCACAGCGCCCTGCTGGACGTGGCGCAAAGTGTCGACACGCTGCGCCCCAAGCCCGACAACGCACAGTTGACGGTATCCACCACTGCGGCGTTTGCCGCCCTGTGGCTGGTCCCGCGCCTGGGGCATTTCTACGCCCAGCACCCCGGTATCAACCTGCGCCTGGATACCCAGTGCGAAGTGGTGGACCTGCAGCAGGACGCCAGCATCGACGTGGCGATCCGCTACAGCCTGGACGGCTACCTGAACCTTCATGGCCTGTGCCTGTTCGACGAACGCTTCGCGGTCTATGGCGCGCCACAACAGGTCGCCCTGGCCCGGCACGAGCGGCCGACCCTGATCAGCGTGCACTGGCGCAACTCCACGCTGTATGCCGATGGCTGGCAGGCCTGGTGTGCCCAGGCCGGGGAAAACTGGTTCGACGAACAGTCGCTGGTGCGCTCCTATGACGAGGAGCAGTACGCCCTGCAGGCCGCCATCGCTGGCCAGGGCCTGGTACTGGCGAGCAACATCCTGGTATCGCAAAGCGTCGCCAGTGGCCTGTTGCAGGCCTACCGGCCAGAAATCCAGGTCGGTGGCGCCGGCTACAGCGCTCTGTGCGTCCCCGGACGCGAACGCCACCCGCCGGTACGAGCGTTCCTCCACTGGTTGCAGCACCAAGCGCTGCATGCCGGACACCCGCCGCTGGCACGCAGTTGA
- a CDS encoding FMN-dependent NADH-azoreductase, which yields MSKVLAIHGSPRGERSHSRRLADTFLGAWQRANPQGQLTRREVGRGSLPHVSEAFIAAAFYPQPEARPLSMQADLALSDELVDELLGHQRLVISAPMHNFSVPSGIKAWVDHIVRLGLTFNTQLDNGVAHYQPLVHGKKVLVITSRGGGGFGPGGEHEAMNHADRWLRTALGFIGIEDVTVIAAEGEESLPERFQQSCAEAQQQLLALARHF from the coding sequence ATGAGTAAAGTTCTTGCAATTCATGGCAGTCCGCGGGGGGAGCGTTCCCATAGCCGGCGCTTGGCCGACACCTTCCTGGGGGCCTGGCAGCGCGCCAACCCCCAAGGCCAATTGACCCGTCGTGAAGTCGGGCGCGGGTCGTTGCCCCATGTCAGCGAGGCATTCATTGCGGCGGCGTTTTATCCACAGCCCGAGGCCCGCCCGCTGTCGATGCAGGCCGACCTGGCCTTGAGCGACGAACTGGTGGACGAGTTGCTCGGCCACCAGCGGCTGGTGATCTCGGCTCCGATGCATAACTTCAGCGTTCCCAGCGGCATCAAGGCCTGGGTCGACCACATCGTGCGCCTGGGGCTGACCTTCAACACCCAGCTGGACAACGGCGTGGCCCATTATCAGCCGCTGGTACACGGCAAGAAGGTGCTGGTCATCACCAGCCGTGGCGGTGGTGGCTTTGGGCCGGGAGGCGAGCACGAAGCGATGAACCACGCCGACCGCTGGCTGCGCACGGCCCTGGGCTTCATTGGCATCGAGGATGTCACGGTGATCGCCGCCGAAGGCGAGGAGTCGCTGCCCGAGCGTTTCCAGCAATCCTGCGCCGAGGCCCAGCAGCAGTTGCTGGCCCTGGCCCGGCACTTCTGA